One Microcoleus sp. AS-A8 DNA window includes the following coding sequences:
- a CDS encoding ATP-binding protein has product MASPHSVSKAFGKVPLRVILVVPFILQILGAVGLVGWLSLRNGQQAINDVTTQLRREITARIQQHLHNYLATPVLINQINTDAIRLGQLDVKDFQLLERHFFWQTRRFPSVGYIYFGSKQGEFIGVERLDNGTLEIQVSDKTTNGEGHRYSSNGQGNRTNFLKITSKNYDARKRPWYKNAANKGQPTWNQIYPFFSEPKLAISASQPIYNKNGVLDGVIASDLVVSQVSDFLHTLKIGKRGQTFIIERSGMLVASSTPEPPFIIHKGATQRIKALDSPNRLTQSTAKHLTSYFGSLTHIATSQQLAFAINGEQQFVQVTPIAETYGLDWLIVVVVPESDFMERINANTRTTILLCLAALGLATLIGVITSRWIVQPILRLSRAADALSQGQWNNTVKAGRSYELRVLANAFNSMASQLQASFTTLESKNAELQELDKLKDEFLANTSHELRTPLNGIIGIAESLLDGAAGPLPPQAIANLGLITSSGRRLSNLVNDILDLSKLKHKNIELQIKPVGVREIADVVLTLSQPLLDQKPLQLINSISSELPLIEADENRLQQIFYNLIGNAIKFTDSGTIDIRAEVISGQNSAATNEELITTNNQQLEPTHRQISITVADTGIGIPSDKLDKIFESFEQADGSTSREYSGTGLGLAITKQLVELHGGSILVSSKIGEGSQFTFTLPVSQNQLEITSEISPIRSVAPILKLMDEPLIKVEMLAAETGEFKILIVDDEPINLQVLVNNLSLEHYAITQATSGIEALAIIERGFQPDLILLDVMMPRMTGYEVCKKIREKFLAIELPIVMLTAKNQTSDLVEGFIAGANDYLTKPFSKNELLARIKTHIRLAKINAAYGRFVPHDFLRFLGHESIVDVKLGDHIQKDMTILFSDIRDFTTLSEGMNPQENFNFINSYLSRVSPVIRAHKGFIDKYIGDAIMALFPESVNDAVSGAIAMQKQVLLYNQHRQKLGYLPITIGIGLHTGSLMLGTIGEQERMESTVIADAVNLASRLEGLTKLYGSGILISRQTLCYLDEPQNYSYRFVDRVRVKGKQKPVAVFEIYDGDEELFLQLKTQTKSRFEQAVFLYFQQQFAQAQQIFQEILEINSQDKTAMLYVKRCEKYQKYGVPEEWEGVEVLSKK; this is encoded by the coding sequence TTGGCTTCACCCCATTCAGTTTCTAAGGCTTTTGGGAAAGTTCCACTCCGTGTCATCCTCGTAGTACCGTTTATCCTACAAATACTCGGAGCTGTGGGACTTGTGGGGTGGCTTTCTTTACGCAACGGACAGCAAGCGATCAACGATGTTACCACCCAACTCCGGCGCGAAATTACTGCCCGTATCCAACAGCATTTGCATAACTACTTAGCCACACCTGTTCTGATTAATCAAATCAACACCGATGCCATTCGTCTCGGCCAGTTGGATGTCAAGGATTTCCAATTACTTGAGCGTCACTTTTTTTGGCAAACGCGAAGATTCCCTTCAGTCGGTTACATCTACTTCGGTAGTAAGCAGGGAGAATTCATCGGTGTTGAACGGCTCGACAATGGCACCTTAGAGATTCAAGTCTCAGATAAAACCACCAACGGAGAGGGACATCGATATAGCAGCAATGGTCAGGGAAATCGCACTAATTTTTTAAAAATTACCTCAAAAAATTACGACGCTAGAAAGCGACCTTGGTACAAAAACGCCGCAAACAAAGGTCAACCGACTTGGAATCAAATTTATCCATTTTTTTCGGAACCCAAACTTGCGATCAGTGCGTCCCAACCCATCTACAACAAAAACGGTGTGCTTGATGGTGTCATAGCCAGCGATCTCGTCGTCTCGCAAGTCAGTGATTTTCTGCATACCTTAAAAATTGGAAAAAGAGGACAAACTTTTATCATTGAACGCTCTGGGATGCTGGTTGCCAGTTCTACTCCAGAACCTCCTTTTATCATCCATAAAGGGGCAACACAACGCATCAAAGCGCTCGATAGTCCCAATCGATTAACTCAATCAACCGCCAAACATTTGACTTCCTATTTTGGCAGCCTCACTCATATTGCTACAAGCCAGCAGTTAGCTTTTGCAATCAACGGCGAACAGCAATTCGTACAAGTAACACCCATCGCTGAAACTTATGGTCTGGATTGGCTCATTGTAGTGGTTGTTCCAGAGTCAGACTTTATGGAGCGGATCAATGCTAATACCCGCACGACTATCTTACTCTGTTTAGCCGCCTTAGGTTTGGCAACCCTAATTGGAGTCATAACATCTCGTTGGATTGTTCAACCTATCCTACGTCTTTCTAGAGCTGCCGATGCTCTATCACAAGGGCAATGGAACAATACAGTAAAAGCTGGGCGCTCCTATGAATTAAGGGTTTTAGCCAATGCTTTTAACAGTATGGCAAGTCAGTTACAAGCCTCATTTACAACCCTAGAGTCTAAAAATGCTGAATTACAGGAATTAGATAAGCTTAAAGATGAGTTTTTAGCCAATACTTCTCACGAACTCCGTACCCCATTGAATGGCATTATTGGCATTGCCGAATCCCTGCTTGATGGGGCTGCTGGACCCTTACCCCCACAGGCGATCGCTAATCTTGGCCTAATTACCTCTAGTGGCAGGAGATTGTCTAATTTAGTCAATGATATCCTGGATTTATCGAAGCTAAAACATAAAAACATTGAGTTACAAATTAAGCCCGTAGGCGTGCGAGAGATTGCCGATGTAGTCCTAACGCTTTCCCAACCTTTGCTGGATCAAAAACCCTTACAATTGATTAACTCTATCAGTTCCGAACTTCCCCTGATAGAAGCAGATGAAAATCGTTTACAACAGATTTTTTACAACTTAATCGGAAATGCTATTAAATTTACAGATTCGGGCACGATAGATATAAGAGCAGAAGTGATTAGCGGTCAGAATTCAGCAGCCACAAATGAAGAGTTAATCACAACGAATAACCAACAACTGGAACCTACTCATAGACAGATTTCTATTACCGTTGCTGATACAGGTATTGGCATCCCATCTGATAAATTGGATAAAATTTTTGAATCTTTTGAACAAGCCGATGGTTCTACGAGTAGAGAATACAGTGGCACGGGCTTAGGTTTGGCTATTACTAAGCAACTAGTAGAGTTGCACGGTGGCTCTATTCTGGTTTCATCAAAAATTGGAGAAGGTTCCCAGTTTACTTTTACATTGCCAGTTTCTCAAAATCAACTAGAGATAACCTCAGAAATTTCTCCAATTCGATCAGTAGCACCCATCTTAAAATTAATGGACGAACCACTGATTAAGGTTGAAATGTTAGCCGCAGAAACTGGCGAGTTTAAAATCCTCATTGTCGATGATGAACCCATCAACCTTCAGGTTTTAGTTAATAATCTTTCTTTGGAACACTATGCTATTACTCAAGCCACAAGTGGGATAGAAGCCTTAGCCATTATTGAACGTGGCTTCCAACCAGACTTAATCTTACTCGATGTCATGATGCCCCGCATGACGGGCTATGAAGTCTGTAAGAAAATCCGCGAGAAATTTTTGGCGATTGAACTTCCCATTGTGATGTTGACGGCAAAAAATCAAACGTCCGATCTTGTGGAGGGCTTTATTGCTGGTGCGAATGATTATTTAACTAAACCTTTTTCTAAAAATGAATTATTAGCGCGGATTAAAACGCATATTCGCCTTGCCAAAATCAATGCTGCTTATGGTCGCTTCGTTCCCCATGACTTTCTTCGATTCTTGGGGCACGAAAGTATTGTGGATGTTAAATTGGGCGATCATATTCAGAAAGACATGACAATTCTGTTTTCTGATATTCGTGACTTTACTACCCTTTCAGAAGGAATGAATCCTCAAGAAAACTTTAATTTTATTAATAGTTACCTGAGTCGAGTTAGTCCCGTCATTCGCGCTCACAAGGGTTTTATTGATAAATATATTGGGGATGCCATTATGGCTTTATTTCCGGAGTCAGTTAATGATGCTGTCTCTGGTGCTATTGCGATGCAAAAACAAGTGCTTCTTTACAATCAGCATCGGCAAAAACTGGGTTATCTGCCCATCACGATTGGCATTGGATTACATACGGGAAGTTTAATGTTAGGCACCATCGGAGAACAAGAGCGGATGGAAAGCACCGTGATTGCTGATGCGGTTAATCTCGCCTCGCGTTTGGAAGGGTTAACCAAGCTTTATGGCTCAGGGATTCTCATTAGTAGACAAACTCTCTGTTATCTTGATGAGCCACAAAACTACAGCTATCGGTTTGTGGATCGAGTTAGGGTGAAAGGAAAACAAAAACCTGTAGCCGTCTTTGAAATCTATGATGGGGATGAGGAACTGTTTTTACAGTTAAAGACACAAACGAAGAGTCGCTTTGAACAAGCCGTTTTTCTATATTTTCAGCAACAATTTGCTCAAGCTCAACAAATCTTTCAGGAGATTTTAGAAATCAATTCTCAAGATAAAACTGCAATGCTTTACGTCAAACGCTGTGAGAAATATCAAAAGTATGGAGTGCCGGAGGAATGGGAAGGGGTTGAAGTTTTGAGTAAAAAGTAA
- a CDS encoding transposase, whose translation MTQRAYRYRFYPTTEQEQLLRRTLGCVRLVYNKALNSRTEGWYERQERIDYKQTSAMLTAWKKQEDLQFLNEVSCVPLQQGLRNLQKAFTNFWAGRAKYPNFKKKRSGGSAEFTRSAFRWKHSQLWLAKCNDPLPIRWSRTLPENCEPSTVTVKLDASGRWFVSLLVEDHSVKAFPQLDKAVGIDAGIASLIATSDGEKITNPKHFKRLRYKLRQAQKALSRKVKGSNNTHKARQQVARIHAKVAETRTDFLHKLTTRLVRENQTIAVEDLAVKNMMTNRKLAQAIADASWSELVRQLEYKCQWYGRTLIKIDRWFPSSKRCGNCGHVVDKLPLDQREWDCPECGTHHDRDINAANNILAAGLAVIVCGANIRPDRHESPKGSCEKPVRERSRNLSREA comes from the coding sequence ATGACTCAACGCGCCTACCGATACCGCTTTTACCCGACGACGGAACAAGAACAACTCTTGCGCCGCACGCTGGGTTGCGTTCGTTTAGTCTACAACAAAGCGTTGAATAGTCGTACCGAGGGGTGGTACGAAAGACAAGAGCGGATTGACTACAAACAGACATCCGCCATGCTAACGGCATGGAAAAAGCAGGAAGACCTGCAATTCCTCAACGAAGTTAGCTGTGTCCCACTCCAGCAGGGATTGAGAAACCTACAAAAGGCGTTCACTAACTTCTGGGCAGGACGTGCCAAATACCCTAACTTTAAGAAGAAGAGAAGTGGTGGTAGTGCTGAGTTCACCCGTTCTGCTTTTAGGTGGAAACACAGCCAGTTGTGGCTGGCAAAGTGCAATGACCCTTTGCCTATCCGCTGGAGTCGCACTCTTCCGGAAAACTGTGAGCCTTCTACTGTCACAGTAAAATTGGATGCCTCAGGGCGCTGGTTCGTCTCCCTGTTGGTCGAAGACCATAGCGTCAAGGCATTTCCTCAGCTTGATAAAGCTGTAGGGATTGACGCTGGAATCGCCTCCTTGATTGCAACGAGTGATGGGGAGAAGATTACTAATCCCAAGCACTTCAAACGTTTGAGATACAAATTGAGACAGGCACAAAAAGCACTGTCTCGAAAAGTTAAAGGCTCGAACAACACACACAAAGCAAGGCAACAAGTCGCTCGCATCCACGCCAAAGTTGCCGAGACCCGAACAGATTTCCTTCACAAGCTAACAACTCGACTGGTACGTGAAAACCAAACGATTGCTGTTGAGGATTTAGCTGTGAAGAACATGATGACCAACCGCAAACTTGCACAAGCCATAGCCGATGCCAGCTGGTCTGAGTTAGTTCGTCAATTGGAATACAAGTGTCAGTGGTACGGTCGGACACTGATAAAAATTGACCGCTGGTTTCCTAGCTCTAAGCGCTGTGGAAACTGCGGTCACGTTGTTGATAAGTTGCCGCTTGATCAGAGGGAATGGGATTGTCCAGAATGTGGAACACACCATGACCGGGACATCAATGCCGCAAACAATATTCTTGCCGCAGGGCTTGCGGTGATAGTCTGTGGAGCGAACATAAGACCTGATAGACATGAGTCTCCAAAGGGCAGTTGCGAAAAACCCGTAAGGGAAAGAAGCAGAAACCTAAGTCGTGAGGCTTAG
- a CDS encoding DUF655 domain-containing protein yields MSQTLCRLGVTFFLSLTVSACQRVQSQLPRKAPLPQDLFVQVYFNHASSGEYTEPYRQVTRPGDDLEQQIVDAIATAQSTVDIAVQELRLPKIAQALVKRHQAGVKVKVILENTYNRPWSDFSAAEVAKLPARERDRYKEGVKLIDRNGDNQLTADEINQWDAIAILRKAQVPILDDTADGSKGSGLMHHKFVVIDGRTLIVTSANFTTSDMHGDLTASQTRGNANNLLKIEDSQLADLFTQEFNIMWGDGPAGKPDSRFGVKKPFRPAQPVKLGTTTVTVQFSPTSATQPWSQTSNGLIGQTLSTATKTVDLALFVFSEQSLANLLETHHQQGVQIRGLIDPGFAYRYYSEALDMLGVSLANKCEYEVNNRPWQSPIATVGIPQLPKGDVLHHKFGVVDGQRVITGSHNWSEAANTHNDETLLVIQSPMVAAHFEREFGRLYARAVLGVPLAVQQKIQAQKQECPQITQAKEKNVPTTGELVNLNTATLEELVTLPGVGPKLAQQIIAARQQKPFTSLEDFDRVSGVGPNLLQKLDGRVTW; encoded by the coding sequence CTGTCTCAAACTCTCTGCCGTCTGGGGGTAACCTTCTTTCTATCGCTGACTGTGTCGGCTTGTCAGCGAGTTCAGTCCCAGCTTCCTCGCAAAGCTCCCCTACCTCAAGACCTTTTTGTTCAAGTGTACTTTAATCATGCCTCCTCAGGTGAATATACAGAGCCTTATCGGCAGGTAACTCGACCGGGAGATGACTTAGAGCAACAAATTGTAGATGCGATCGCCACCGCTCAATCTACCGTAGATATCGCCGTTCAAGAGTTGCGTTTACCCAAAATCGCCCAAGCTTTGGTTAAACGTCACCAAGCTGGGGTCAAAGTCAAAGTCATTCTGGAAAATACCTACAATCGCCCTTGGAGTGACTTCAGTGCCGCTGAAGTCGCCAAACTTCCTGCACGAGAACGCGATCGCTACAAGGAGGGAGTGAAATTAATCGACCGGAATGGGGATAATCAGCTCACTGCGGATGAGATTAACCAATGGGATGCGATCGCCATTTTACGAAAAGCCCAAGTCCCCATCCTTGACGATACCGCTGATGGTTCCAAAGGCAGTGGCTTGATGCACCATAAGTTTGTTGTCATTGATGGACGCACCCTGATTGTCACCTCCGCTAATTTCACAACCAGTGATATGCATGGAGACTTGACAGCATCACAGACTCGTGGTAATGCTAATAACCTGTTAAAAATCGAAGATTCCCAGTTAGCCGATCTATTTACCCAAGAATTTAACATCATGTGGGGCGATGGCCCCGCAGGGAAGCCCGATAGTCGGTTTGGCGTCAAAAAGCCCTTTCGCCCAGCGCAGCCAGTCAAACTGGGAACCACCACCGTTACCGTGCAGTTTTCCCCAACGTCTGCCACCCAGCCTTGGAGTCAGACGAGTAATGGCTTAATTGGTCAAACCCTGAGTACGGCGACTAAAACCGTTGATTTAGCCTTATTTGTCTTCTCCGAACAGTCCCTCGCTAACCTCCTGGAAACCCACCATCAACAGGGCGTTCAGATACGAGGGTTAATTGACCCCGGTTTTGCCTATCGCTATTACAGTGAGGCGCTGGATATGCTGGGAGTCTCTTTAGCCAACAAGTGTGAATACGAAGTCAATAATCGTCCTTGGCAAAGTCCCATTGCCACCGTGGGCATCCCCCAGTTACCCAAGGGGGATGTCTTACATCACAAATTTGGTGTTGTAGATGGGCAAAGGGTGATTACCGGTTCTCACAACTGGTCAGAGGCGGCGAATACCCACAATGATGAGACATTATTGGTGATTCAAAGTCCGATGGTTGCCGCCCATTTTGAACGTGAGTTTGGACGCCTCTATGCTAGAGCGGTGCTGGGAGTTCCGTTGGCAGTTCAGCAGAAGATTCAGGCACAGAAGCAAGAATGTCCTCAAATCACTCAGGCGAAAGAGAAGAATGTGCCAACAACTGGAGAGTTGGTTAATCTGAATACCGCAACGCTGGAGGAATTAGTGACGTTGCCGGGAGTTGGCCCCAAACTGGCACAGCAAATCATTGCCGCACGACAGCAGAAGCCGTTTACTTCTTTAGAAGACTTTGATCGGGTATCAGGAGTTGGGCCAAATTTGCTACAAAAATTAGATGGACGGGTGACTTGGTAA
- a CDS encoding cysteine desulfurase, with protein MQIYLDYSATTPPRPEVIATMQNVLTQQWGNPSSLHEWGQRAATAVEQARMQVAGLINAPAESMIFTSGGTEANNLAIMGVARTYRKPQHMIISSVEHSAVAEPVGLLEQWGWEVTRLPVDTYGRVNPRDLEDALQPNTVLVSIIYGQSEVGTLQPIHTLGHIAHQKGVLFHTDAVQVAGRLAIDVKELPVDLLSMSSHKFYGPQGAGALYIRRGVELVPVMLGGGQELQLRSGTQAVPMIAGFGVAAELAAAEMATETPRLMRLRDRLFDQLSDSPNLIPTGSRLHRLPHHVSFSVLGDGKTVTGKTLVRQLNLAGIGISSGSACHSGKLSPSPILKAMGYSDAIALGSIRLTLGRDTTEADVDWTAMVLKQVLARLMPKLTCARC; from the coding sequence ATGCAAATTTATCTAGACTACAGCGCCACAACACCGCCGCGTCCAGAAGTCATTGCTACCATGCAGAATGTCCTCACCCAACAGTGGGGCAATCCATCCAGCTTGCACGAGTGGGGGCAGCGCGCCGCAACCGCTGTGGAACAGGCGAGAATGCAGGTGGCTGGGCTGATTAATGCACCGGCAGAGTCGATGATTTTCACCTCTGGGGGTACGGAGGCGAATAACCTGGCGATTATGGGGGTGGCGAGAACGTATCGAAAGCCACAGCACATGATTATTTCCAGCGTTGAGCATTCGGCAGTGGCAGAACCCGTGGGATTGCTGGAACAGTGGGGTTGGGAAGTGACACGGTTGCCTGTGGACACATACGGACGCGTGAACCCCAGAGATTTGGAAGACGCCCTGCAACCCAATACGGTGTTGGTTTCCATCATCTACGGTCAAAGCGAAGTTGGCACGCTGCAACCGATACATACCCTCGGTCATATAGCTCACCAAAAGGGCGTTCTATTTCACACCGATGCGGTTCAGGTGGCTGGACGTTTAGCGATCGATGTCAAGGAACTGCCGGTGGATTTATTATCCATGTCGAGCCATAAGTTTTATGGCCCGCAAGGGGCGGGGGCGTTGTATATTCGTCGTGGCGTCGAGTTAGTGCCAGTGATGTTGGGTGGGGGACAAGAATTGCAACTGCGATCGGGTACGCAGGCTGTGCCGATGATTGCAGGTTTTGGCGTCGCTGCCGAACTCGCGGCGGCGGAAATGGCTACGGAAACGCCTCGATTGATGCGGTTGCGCGATCGCCTTTTTGACCAATTGAGTGATAGCCCAAACCTGATACCCACGGGTTCCCGCCTTCATCGCTTACCTCATCATGTCAGCTTCTCGGTCCTGGGTGATGGGAAAACAGTGACCGGCAAAACCCTCGTGCGCCAGCTAAACCTCGCTGGAATTGGCATCAGTTCCGGTTCTGCTTGTCATAGTGGCAAACTCAGCCCCAGTCCTATCCTCAAGGCAATGGGCTACAGTGACGCCATTGCTCTGGGAAGTATCCGCCTCACCTTAGGGCGAGATACGACGGAAGCTGATGTGGACTGGACAGCAATGGTACTCAAGCAAGTGTTAGCTAGACTCATGCCAAAACTAACTTGTGCTAGGTGTTGA
- a CDS encoding DUF1995 family protein, protein MAELPKSLEEAIAQAKEATQSALNDGRTRLQVELVFPEIALQAQSIAQQFIPLFEEYGSGLKVLFPDTGAAALARRDWGEVPFKISDVGTSRSPIENKIQAEDKAFLLVAPSAVEVAQVEILCNLAGDRPCVLLNPQLEDIYTIGIGMAARKLRERFLSTIEPCYYLRPIDPAAILRSYPGLWQVWLEIDDEYQLIAEEPQRPAGEALDQILAKAMGSSDTGEGETTPTLKKPGFLTNLQRFLNALTR, encoded by the coding sequence ATGGCAGAGCTTCCTAAAAGTCTTGAAGAAGCCATCGCCCAAGCCAAAGAGGCTACTCAATCCGCTTTAAATGACGGTCGTACCCGGTTGCAAGTGGAACTGGTATTTCCAGAAATTGCCCTCCAAGCTCAGTCGATCGCACAACAATTTATTCCGTTGTTTGAGGAGTATGGCTCAGGGTTAAAAGTCTTGTTTCCCGATACCGGTGCAGCGGCTCTGGCTCGTCGGGATTGGGGTGAGGTACCCTTTAAAATCAGTGATGTCGGGACTTCCCGCTCACCTATCGAAAACAAAATCCAGGCCGAGGACAAGGCGTTCTTGCTGGTTGCGCCTTCGGCGGTGGAAGTGGCTCAAGTGGAAATCCTTTGCAATCTGGCCGGTGATCGCCCCTGTGTTTTGCTCAACCCCCAGTTAGAAGATATCTATACGATTGGGATTGGCATGGCGGCACGTAAGTTGCGTGAGCGGTTCCTCAGCACCATCGAGCCTTGTTACTACCTCCGACCTATCGATCCGGCGGCTATCTTGCGCTCATACCCTGGACTCTGGCAAGTTTGGCTAGAAATCGATGATGAGTACCAGCTGATTGCAGAAGAGCCTCAAAGACCTGCCGGAGAAGCTCTAGATCAAATCCTGGCCAAAGCCATGGGTAGTAGCGATACGGGTGAAGGTGAAACAACACCAACCCTTAAAAAACCTGGGTTCCTGACGAATCTCCAGCGCTTCTTGAACGCACTGACTCGATGA
- a CDS encoding MATE family efflux transporter — MWITTLDRYDFLPRFFRLASVNILSNLMVPLAGLTSVAFLGHLGDIRHLAGVTLSTVLFNYIYRTLGFLRMSTTGMTAQAVGREDEEGVLLTGLRNGILALGLGITILILQYPLQEIGFALLSATSDVKASGQAYYDARIWAAPATLLNFVLIGWFLGREQSGKVLVLSAVGNAANIMLDYLLIVRLGWESAGAGFATAISQYLMLLIGIIFLCREVRWKEIQAVSGQLFDLSTLKETLTLNRDIFIRTFAFLSTFSIFTNLSSGMGTMTLTENALLLQVVTLAIYFIDGLAFATESLSGIFCGKEDHAQLTSLVGISGGTALILGLSLALVFVLFPEPLFGLLTNHSEVIDSMGHYVSWLLPLLGFGSIAFILDGYFLGLAEGPTIRSAALTATLLGFAPSAIAAWLFHSSHLLWLAMSLFMVARVVTLGVQLPRTLKG; from the coding sequence ATGTGGATTACAACCCTTGATCGGTATGATTTTCTCCCTCGCTTTTTTCGATTGGCGAGCGTCAATATTTTGTCTAATCTCATGGTGCCTCTGGCTGGTTTAACCAGTGTGGCATTCTTAGGTCATTTAGGGGATATTCGTCATCTAGCTGGGGTCACTCTGTCCACAGTTTTATTTAACTATATCTACCGAACTTTGGGTTTTTTGCGAATGAGTACCACGGGCATGACAGCCCAAGCGGTAGGACGTGAAGATGAGGAGGGAGTATTACTCACGGGTTTACGGAATGGAATATTGGCTCTGGGGCTGGGTATCACGATTTTAATTTTGCAGTACCCCCTGCAAGAGATTGGATTTGCCCTACTGAGCGCCACATCAGATGTTAAAGCTTCAGGGCAAGCTTATTATGATGCCCGGATTTGGGCCGCACCAGCGACTCTACTGAATTTTGTACTCATCGGTTGGTTTCTGGGACGTGAACAAAGCGGCAAAGTTTTGGTCTTATCGGCTGTTGGAAATGCCGCTAATATCATGCTGGATTACCTATTGATTGTTCGGTTGGGGTGGGAAAGCGCGGGAGCAGGTTTTGCCACAGCGATTAGTCAATATTTGATGTTGCTAATCGGGATAATTTTCCTTTGTCGAGAAGTTCGCTGGAAAGAGATACAAGCCGTATCGGGACAACTGTTTGATTTATCGACATTGAAAGAGACCTTGACCCTTAATAGAGATATCTTTATCCGAACTTTTGCTTTTCTCTCTACCTTTTCCATCTTTACTAACTTAAGTTCAGGGATGGGAACAATGACGCTAACCGAAAATGCTTTGCTTTTACAGGTCGTAACTCTAGCCATCTACTTTATTGATGGATTAGCCTTCGCCACGGAAAGCTTATCAGGCATTTTTTGCGGTAAAGAAGATCATGCTCAGCTCACGTCCCTCGTTGGCATTTCTGGGGGAACCGCTCTGATTTTGGGTCTGAGTCTGGCTCTTGTATTTGTTTTATTTCCAGAACCTTTATTTGGATTGTTAACGAATCACTCAGAAGTGATTGATAGTATGGGGCATTATGTTTCTTGGTTACTGCCCCTTTTAGGATTTGGTTCGATTGCTTTTATCCTAGATGGGTATTTTTTGGGCTTAGCAGAGGGGCCAACGATTCGTAGTGCGGCCTTAACCGCTACTTTGTTGGGGTTTGCTCCCAGCGCGATCGCAGCTTGGTTGTTCCACAGTAGTCACTTATTGTGGTTAGCAATGTCCTTGTTTATGGTAGCCAGAGTTGTTACTCTTGGGGTGCAGCTACCCAGGACGCTTAAGGGTTAA
- a CDS encoding PAS domain-containing protein, translating to MKLRDQAIAASRVGIVIADTRLPGMPLIYVNPAFEQITGYSAAEVLGYNCRFLQGKETSQPAVAQLRAAIKAGEHCTVTLLNYRKDGTPFWNELTISPIYDEDNNLTHFVGIQSDISDRIRAEQALRLEQHKSERLLLNILPKPIADQLKQFEGSLAQQFTEATILFADIVGFTPLAAQLAPLELLNLLNQIFSVFDQLAEKHGVEKIKTIGDAYMVAGGLPVATDHHAEAIAQMALDMQQAIGKFQTQQGESFQIRIGINTGPVVAGVIGIKKFSYDLWGDAVNVASRMESLGLPGKIQVTAVTKERLQDKFLFEERGVIEVKGKGKMMTYWLTERKSHQLFESGIEQ from the coding sequence GTGAAGCTACGAGATCAGGCGATTGCGGCTAGCCGCGTGGGGATTGTGATTGCCGATACTCGATTACCGGGTATGCCTCTGATTTATGTGAATCCTGCCTTTGAGCAAATCACCGGTTACTCTGCCGCTGAGGTACTCGGTTATAACTGTCGTTTTTTGCAAGGCAAAGAAACCAGTCAGCCCGCTGTGGCACAACTCCGTGCGGCGATTAAAGCCGGAGAACACTGCACGGTTACTCTACTTAATTACCGGAAGGATGGAACCCCCTTTTGGAATGAATTAACGATTTCACCGATTTATGATGAGGATAATAACCTTACTCATTTTGTGGGGATTCAATCGGATATTAGCGATCGCATCAGAGCCGAACAAGCCCTACGATTGGAACAACACAAATCAGAACGGCTATTACTGAATATTTTGCCCAAGCCGATTGCAGACCAATTGAAACAGTTTGAAGGTTCATTGGCTCAACAATTTACTGAAGCCACTATTTTATTTGCTGATATTGTCGGCTTTACTCCCCTAGCCGCTCAACTGGCTCCTTTAGAACTGCTGAATTTGTTAAATCAAATATTTTCTGTTTTTGACCAATTAGCAGAAAAACACGGGGTTGAAAAAATTAAAACCATTGGTGATGCCTACATGGTGGCTGGCGGCTTGCCTGTAGCAACGGATCATCATGCAGAAGCGATCGCTCAAATGGCTTTGGATATGCAACAAGCCATTGGAAAGTTCCAAACCCAACAAGGTGAATCCTTCCAAATTCGCATCGGCATTAATACGGGGCCGGTCGTCGCGGGTGTGATTGGCATCAAAAAATTTAGCTATGACTTGTGGGGGGATGCCGTGAATGTTGCCTCCCGGATGGAATCATTGGGATTACCAGGAAAAATTCAAGTTACGGCTGTGACAAAAGAGCGTTTGCAAGATAAATTTTTATTTGAAGAACGGGGTGTGATTGAGGTTAAGGGCAAAGGGAAAATGATGACTTATTGGCTAACCGAGAGGAAGAGTCATCAGCTTTTTGAATCTGGAATTGAGCAATAA